A section of the Cutibacterium granulosum genome encodes:
- the fmt gene encoding methionyl-tRNA formyltransferase, translating into MKLLFAGTPEIACPALAALDDDPRHDVVAVLTRPDAAVGRHRTARPSPVAALAHRRGIRTIKAASVRTGAGHDEVASLDVNAAVVVAYGGLVPADLLKIPEHGWINLHFSLLPRWRGAAPVQRAIMAGDERTGACVFQLVPELDAGAVHASMTTTIGPTETSGELLERLAADTTGLITTALDRMADGIDPTPQPEQGFTHAAKITPQEARVDPSLPARTLDRLIRGTSPAPGAWGLLDGRRFKILRTCLVDPARDHETDLDSDLAPGELHATKNNLYLGTGEGVLRLMEVQAFGKKAMRGADWARGAHPNGKVLS; encoded by the coding sequence GTGAAACTGCTCTTTGCTGGAACACCCGAGATCGCCTGCCCAGCGCTGGCGGCACTGGACGACGACCCCCGCCACGACGTGGTGGCCGTGCTCACCCGCCCGGACGCCGCCGTGGGCCGGCACCGTACTGCGCGCCCCTCACCGGTGGCCGCCCTGGCGCACCGACGGGGGATTCGCACCATCAAGGCTGCCTCGGTACGCACGGGGGCCGGCCATGACGAGGTGGCCAGTCTCGACGTGAATGCCGCCGTGGTCGTCGCCTACGGTGGGCTCGTCCCGGCCGATCTTCTCAAGATCCCCGAGCACGGCTGGATCAACCTGCACTTCTCACTGTTGCCGCGCTGGCGTGGTGCCGCCCCGGTCCAACGAGCCATCATGGCAGGTGATGAGCGGACCGGAGCCTGCGTCTTCCAACTGGTTCCCGAGCTCGACGCGGGGGCGGTTCATGCGTCGATGACGACCACGATTGGACCCACGGAGACCTCCGGTGAGCTTCTGGAACGTCTTGCCGCCGACACCACTGGTCTCATCACGACGGCCTTGGACCGCATGGCCGATGGCATCGACCCCACCCCGCAACCGGAGCAGGGCTTCACCCATGCCGCCAAGATCACCCCACAGGAGGCCCGTGTCGACCCGTCGCTGCCGGCTCGCACCCTGGATCGTCTCATCCGTGGCACGTCCCCGGCCCCCGGGGCGTGGGGACTGCTGGATGGCAGACGCTTCAAGATCCTGCGCACCTGCCTCGTCGATCCAGCACGCGACCACGAGACAGATCTGGACTCAGACCTTGCCCCCGGTGAGCTTCATGCCACGAAGAACAACCTGTACCTGGGCACGGGGGAGGGGGTCCTGCGGCTCATGGAGGTCCAGGCATTCGGCAAGAAGGCGATGCGCGGTGCCGACTGGGCACGTGGCGCACACCCGAATGGCAAGGTGCTGTCATGA
- a CDS encoding NAD-dependent succinate-semialdehyde dehydrogenase: MTIELPVAPQVVDDLISRLPRSSFINGHFIDGEPHMHVVNPATGEDLLTVSAADPQTSGDAALTAACAAGPAWAESTPRRRSETLRRAYELCHERADDLALTMTLEMGKPLAESYGEVTYGAEFLRWFSEEAVRGPGRARPAPGSVGQDMIVTFQPVGPCLLITPWNFPLSMGTRKIAPALAAGCPVVLKPASATPLTALLLMEILRDAGVPDGVVNCVVPTSSSEFSNHLMSDHRLRKMSFTGSTQVGRDLLSRASEHVLRTSMELGGNAPFLVLDSADIPTAVTAAMAGKFRNNGEACTAANRIYVHSDVADEFIHAFVAQAEKLVLGDGCSAATTLGPLIDPDAVTRCAELVDDAVSRGATVLTGGTIPDREGFFYPATVLKDVPADSRVCHEEIFGPVAPIIVCDDVDEMLALANDTQFGLMAYVAGQDLDQVRHVVRGLDSGMVAVNVGVASDPAAPFGGVKESGIGREGSHEGLSEYLELKYVRLG; encoded by the coding sequence ATGACCATCGAGCTTCCCGTCGCCCCACAGGTCGTTGATGATCTCATCTCCCGTTTACCACGAAGCTCATTCATCAATGGTCACTTCATTGATGGTGAACCACATATGCACGTTGTCAACCCAGCCACTGGCGAGGACCTCCTCACCGTGTCCGCCGCAGACCCGCAGACCAGTGGGGACGCTGCCCTGACGGCTGCCTGCGCTGCCGGGCCTGCATGGGCTGAGTCCACCCCACGACGTCGCTCGGAGACATTGCGTCGTGCCTACGAGTTGTGCCACGAACGAGCTGATGACCTGGCCCTCACCATGACCCTGGAGATGGGCAAGCCGCTGGCCGAGTCCTATGGCGAGGTCACCTATGGCGCGGAGTTCCTGCGCTGGTTCTCCGAGGAGGCGGTACGTGGCCCGGGACGCGCCCGCCCGGCGCCTGGTTCGGTGGGGCAGGACATGATCGTCACCTTCCAGCCAGTGGGACCGTGTCTGCTCATCACACCGTGGAACTTCCCCCTGTCGATGGGCACTCGAAAGATCGCCCCAGCCCTCGCAGCAGGCTGTCCCGTCGTCCTCAAGCCCGCATCGGCGACACCACTGACCGCACTGCTGCTCATGGAGATCCTGCGGGATGCCGGTGTCCCCGATGGGGTCGTCAACTGTGTGGTACCGACGAGCTCCTCGGAGTTCTCCAACCATCTCATGAGCGATCACAGGTTGCGCAAGATGTCGTTCACCGGTTCCACCCAGGTGGGACGTGACCTGCTCTCCCGGGCCAGTGAGCATGTGCTGCGCACCTCGATGGAGCTGGGTGGCAATGCTCCGTTCCTCGTCCTGGACAGCGCCGACATCCCCACCGCAGTCACCGCCGCCATGGCTGGAAAATTCCGCAACAATGGTGAGGCGTGCACTGCTGCAAACCGGATTTACGTCCATTCGGACGTGGCTGATGAATTCATCCATGCCTTCGTGGCGCAGGCCGAGAAACTGGTTCTCGGTGACGGTTGTTCCGCGGCAACCACGCTGGGCCCGCTCATCGACCCCGACGCTGTGACCAGGTGCGCTGAACTCGTCGACGACGCGGTGTCGCGAGGTGCAACGGTCCTCACGGGAGGCACGATCCCGGACCGGGAGGGGTTCTTCTACCCAGCGACTGTGCTCAAGGACGTTCCTGCCGATTCCCGGGTGTGCCATGAGGAAATCTTCGGACCAGTGGCGCCCATCATCGTCTGTGACGACGTCGACGAGATGCTTGCCCTGGCCAATGACACACAGTTCGGACTCATGGCCTATGTCGCCGGCCAGGATCTGGACCAGGTGCGTCACGTGGTGCGCGGACTCGATTCCGGAATGGTCGCCGTCAACGTCGGGGTGGCCTCTGACCCGGCTGCACCGTTCGGCGGGGTGAAGGAGTCCGGGATTGGACGAGAGGGCTCTCACGAAGGACTCAGTGAATACCTCGAGCTGAAATACGTGCGCCTGGGGTGA
- a CDS encoding 3'-5' exonuclease, protein MTRRTTPSTLLIPPDSELAESPFVAMDFETANRLSGVSACQIALVRVTDGVVTEELDTLIKPPSGWDHFEFTYLHGIGPDEVRDAPSWPAIADQVRDFVADVPVYAHNAAFDRGVWAQLDEFFDTSTLPRRFYCSYRTAKRMVPGLPNYKLPTVVHACNPNFDLDHHHAGSDAQACAQIVIALQRMSSKASDD, encoded by the coding sequence ATGACACGTCGTACCACACCGTCCACCCTGCTGATTCCACCGGACAGCGAGCTGGCCGAGTCGCCCTTCGTCGCGATGGACTTCGAGACCGCGAACCGACTGAGCGGTGTGTCGGCCTGTCAGATAGCCTTGGTCCGCGTTACGGACGGGGTCGTCACCGAGGAGCTGGACACCCTCATCAAACCGCCGAGTGGGTGGGACCACTTCGAGTTCACCTACCTGCACGGTATCGGCCCGGACGAGGTACGTGATGCACCGAGCTGGCCAGCCATCGCAGACCAGGTACGCGATTTCGTGGCAGACGTGCCGGTGTATGCCCACAACGCCGCATTTGACCGCGGCGTCTGGGCGCAGCTGGACGAGTTCTTCGACACCTCGACCCTGCCACGACGGTTCTACTGCTCCTACCGGACCGCCAAGCGCATGGTTCCCGGGCTGCCCAACTACAAACTGCCCACCGTCGTACATGCCTGCAATCCGAACTTCGACCTAGATCATCACCACGCCGGTTCCGACGCCCAGGCCTGCGCACAGATCGTCATCGCCCTGCAGCGGATGAGTTCCAAAGCCTCCGACGACTGA